A portion of the Ktedonobacterales bacterium genome contains these proteins:
- a CDS encoding LLM class flavin-dependent oxidoreductase — translation MGKLQFHYFHLMPWPHLPADFDEKYDSTWVTLPNSIYDPVKGHEVYNRYFNEIERADKLGWDSVIVNEHHQNAYGTMPSPNIMAAVLTQRVKRARIGIVGNALPLHDDPLRVAEEIAMLDVISGGRIISGFVRGTGMEYFSYNVNPTLSRERMNEAHDLIIQAWTRPGPFAFEGDHYNYRYVNIWPRPIQQPHPPIWLPGTASMETIDFAAKYKYPYMTVFMPMEQRKMAYELYRRVAEEKYGYEAQPEQLAFCVPVMVAETDDQAMKDAERYMMWLFDRGLKVRPEFNFPPGYISERSLMAVLKSGAMTRPKPTLKDLIENGVVIVGGIDTVLEKLSFYTDELHAGMLVTGGQVGEIPDYLVLRNQELMAKEIMPHFRDKPARQESQPAEIQA, via the coding sequence ATGGGTAAGCTTCAATTTCACTACTTTCACCTGATGCCCTGGCCGCACCTGCCAGCGGACTTCGACGAGAAATATGACTCCACCTGGGTCACGCTCCCAAACTCCATTTACGACCCGGTGAAAGGCCACGAGGTCTATAACCGCTATTTCAACGAGATTGAGCGCGCCGACAAGCTGGGCTGGGACAGCGTCATCGTCAACGAGCATCACCAGAACGCCTATGGCACCATGCCCTCGCCCAACATCATGGCCGCCGTACTGACACAGCGCGTGAAGCGGGCCAGGATTGGCATTGTGGGCAACGCCCTGCCCCTGCACGATGACCCGCTGCGCGTGGCTGAAGAAATTGCTATGCTCGATGTCATCAGCGGCGGGCGTATCATCTCCGGCTTCGTGCGTGGCACAGGTATGGAATATTTCAGCTACAACGTCAATCCAACGCTCAGCCGCGAGCGCATGAACGAAGCGCACGATCTGATTATCCAGGCGTGGACACGCCCTGGCCCCTTCGCCTTCGAGGGTGATCATTACAACTACCGCTACGTCAACATCTGGCCGCGCCCGATTCAACAGCCGCATCCGCCTATCTGGCTGCCTGGCACTGCCAGCATGGAAACGATTGACTTTGCCGCCAAATACAAATATCCTTATATGACCGTCTTCATGCCAATGGAGCAGCGCAAGATGGCCTATGAACTCTATCGCCGCGTGGCCGAGGAGAAATACGGCTACGAGGCGCAGCCAGAGCAGTTGGCCTTCTGTGTGCCGGTGATGGTCGCGGAGACCGATGATCAGGCTATGAAAGACGCTGAGCGGTATATGATGTGGCTCTTCGACAGGGGGTTGAAAGTGCGCCCGGAGTTTAACTTCCCGCCAGGCTATATCAGCGAGCGCAGCCTCATGGCTGTGCTAAAGAGCGGCGCTATGACTCGCCCCAAGCCGACGCTGAAGGATTTGATCGAGAATGGTGTCGTCATTGTGGGAGGCATTGATACCGTTCTCGAAAAACTCTCGTTTTACACTGATGAATTACATGCCGGAATGCTCGTCACCGGAGGACAGGTCGGCGAGATTCCTGATTATCTGGTGCTGCGCAATCAGGAACTGATGGCAAAAGAAATCATGCCGCATTTCCGCGATAAGCCCGCCAGACAGGAATCCCAACCCGCCGAGATTCAGGCGTGA
- a CDS encoding alpha/beta hydrolase: MTSPTSDTAVSRERIERTITVRGIETHLFEGGSPTAPPLLYLHGTSLGNLWLEYHQRLAQRFHLIAPDIPGFGLTPRPDWMRDMSDYILYFRDLLDTLELKQAIFVGHSLGGWMAVEVAIWFPEHVSKLVLSNAAGIRVKGSPTANLFAMNPQELFATVFDDPSAGAPLIPAEMNFDYIIDQFRQRTTLASLAWNPHYDPKLERRLERVQCPTLILWGETDRLIPAAYGERYQQLIPEAKLITLRGTGHMPMFEKPAEWSEQITTFLLSDG, from the coding sequence ATGACATCACCCACTTCTGACACTGCCGTTTCCAGGGAAAGGATTGAGCGCACCATCACTGTGCGCGGCATCGAAACCCATCTCTTTGAGGGCGGGTCGCCAACCGCTCCGCCGCTGCTCTATCTGCATGGGACCAGTCTGGGCAATCTCTGGCTGGAGTATCACCAGAGGCTGGCTCAGCGTTTCCATCTCATCGCGCCCGATATACCCGGCTTTGGCCTGACGCCGCGTCCCGACTGGATGCGCGATATGAGCGACTACATTCTCTACTTCCGCGATCTGCTCGATACGCTGGAGCTAAAGCAAGCGATCTTCGTTGGTCACTCGCTGGGCGGCTGGATGGCTGTTGAGGTTGCTATCTGGTTCCCGGAGCATGTGAGCAAGCTGGTCCTCTCCAACGCGGCAGGCATTCGTGTCAAAGGGTCGCCCACTGCCAACCTGTTCGCCATGAACCCGCAAGAACTCTTTGCCACCGTCTTCGATGACCCCTCCGCAGGCGCTCCGCTTATTCCAGCCGAGATGAACTTTGACTACATCATAGATCAGTTTCGCCAACGCACCACCCTGGCCTCGCTGGCCTGGAACCCGCACTATGACCCCAAGCTGGAGCGCAGATTGGAGCGTGTGCAATGCCCGACCCTGATTCTCTGGGGCGAAACTGATCGCCTGATTCCAGCCGCCTATGGCGAGCGTTACCAGCAGTTGATTCCAGAGGCGAAGCTGATCACGCTCCGGGGCACCGGCCATATGCCGATGTTCGAGAAGCCTGCCGAGTGGAGTGAGCAGATCACCACGTTTTTGCTCTCCGATGGCTAG